In Bos mutus isolate GX-2022 chromosome 2, NWIPB_WYAK_1.1, whole genome shotgun sequence, one DNA window encodes the following:
- the SCG2 gene encoding secretogranin-2 isoform X1 produces the protein MYIYMHDCICDLHCLLSGNLSNMAEAKTHWLGAVLSLIPLIFLLSEAEAASFQRNQLLQKEPDLRLENVQRFPSPEMIRALEYIEKLRQQAHKEESSPDYNPYQGVSVPLQQKENGDLPESSRDSLSEDEWMKIIAEALRQAENEPQSAPKENKPYTLNSEKNFPVDMPDDYETQQWAERKLKHMRFPPMYEENSRDNPFKRTNEIVEEQYTPQNLATLESVFQELGKLTGPNSQKRERADEEQKLYTDDEDDIYKANNIAYEDVVGGEDWNPVEEKIESQTQEEVRDSKENADKTEQINDEMKRSGQLGLQDEDLRKESKDQLSDDVSKVITYLKRLVNAAGSGRSQNGQTGERAIRLFEKPLDPQSIYQLIEISRNLQIPPEDLIDMLKTGEKPVEPEQELEIPVEPEDISEVDLDHPDLFQNKMLSKNGYPKAPGHAVAEALPEGLSVEDILNLLGMESAANPKPPYFPNQYNREKVLSRLPYGPGRSKANQLPKAVWMPDVENRQMAYENLNDKDQELGEYLARMLVKYPEIMNANPAKRVPSQGSTEDDRQDENQIEQALKEHLSQHSSQETDKLASVSKRLPVGTLKSDDTPNRPYLDEDLLVKVLEYLNQEKAEKGREHIAKRAMENM, from the exons atgtacatatatatgcatgattGCATCTGTGATTTACACTGCTTGCTGTCAG GAAATCTTTCAAACATGGCAGAAGCTAAGACTCACTGGCTTGGAGCAGTCCTGTCTCTCATCCCTTTAATTTTCCTCctctctgaagctgaagctgcttCATTTCAGAGAAACCAGCTGCTTCAGAAGGAACCAGATCTCAGATTGGAAAATGTCCAAAGGTTTCCCAGTCCTGAAATGATCAGGGCTTTGGAGTACATAGAAAAGCTCCGACAACAAGCTCACAAAGAAGAAAGCAGCCCAGACTACAACCCCTACCAAGGTGTTTCTGTTCCCCTTCAGCAAAAAGAAAATGGTGACTTGCCAGAAAGTTCGAGGGATTCCCTGAGtgaagatgaatggatgaagataaTAGCTGAAGCTTTGAGACAGGCTGAAAATGAGCCCCAGTCTGCCCCAAAGGAAAACAAGCCTTATACTTTGAATTCAGAAAAGAACTTTCCAGTGGACATGCCTGATGATTATGAGACTCAGCAGTGGGCAGAGAGAAAGCTCAAGCACATGAGATTCCCTCCTATGTAtgaagagaattccagggacaacCCCTTCAAACGCACAAATGAAATAGTGGAGGAACAATATACTCCTCAAAATCTTGCTACCTTGGAATCTGTCTTCCAAGAGCTGGGGAAACTGACGGGACCAAACAGCCAAAAGCGTGAGAGGGCTGATGAGGAGCAAAAACTTTACACAGATGATGAAGATGATATCTACAAGGCTAATAACATTGCCTATGAAGACGTGGTTGGGGGAGAAGATTGGAACCcagtagaggaaaaaatagagagTCAAACCCAGGAAGAGGTAAGAGACAGCAAAGAGAatgcagacaaaactgagcaaatcAATGATGAAATGAAGCGTTCCGGGCAGCTGGGCCTCCAAGATGAAGATCTCCGGAAAGAGAGTAAAGACCAACTCTCAGATGATGTCTCCAAAGTAATTACCTATCTGAAAAGGTTAGTGAATGCTGCGGGAAGTGGGAGGTCCCAGAATGGGCAAACTGGGGAAAGAGCAATCAGGCTCTTTGAGAAACCACTTGATCCTCAATCTATTTATCAGCTGATTGAAATCTCTAGGAATTTACAGATACCCCCTGAAGACTTGATTGACATGCTCAAAACTGGAGAGAAGCCAGTGGAACCAGAGCAGGAACTTGAGATTCCTGTTGAACCTGAAGACATCTCAGAGGTTGACTTAGACCATCCAGATCTGTTCCAAAATAAGATGCTCTCCAAGAATGGCTACCCCAAAGCACCTGGTCATGCTGTGGCAGAGGCCCTACCGGAGGGGCTCAGTGTGGAGGACATTCTAAATCTTTTAGGGATGGAGAGTGCTGCAAATCCAAAGCCTCCATATTTTCCCAATCAGTATAACCGAGAGAAAGTTCTGTCAAGACTGCCCTATGGTCCTGGAAGATCTAAAGCTAACCAGCTCCCCAAAGCTGTCTGGATGCCAGATGTTGAAAATAGACAGATGGCATATGAGAACCTGAATGACAAGGATCAAGAATTAGGAGAGTACTTGGCCAGGATGCTGGTTAAATACCCTGAGATCATGAATGCCAACCCAGCGAAGCGAGTTCCCAGTCAAGGCTCAACTGAAGATGATCGACAGGATGAGAACCAAATTGAGCAGGCCCTCAAAGAGCATTTGAGTCAACACAGCTCTCAGGAGACTGACAAACTGGCCTCGGTAAGCAAAAGGCTCCCTGTAGGGACCCTGAAGAGTGATGATACTCCCAACAGACCGTACTTGGATGAAGATCTGTTAGTGAAAGTGCTGGAATACCTCAAccaagaaaaggcagaaaagggAAGGGAGCACATTGCTAAGAGAGCAATGGAAAATATGTAA
- the SCG2 gene encoding secretogranin-2 isoform X2, with the protein MAEAKTHWLGAVLSLIPLIFLLSEAEAASFQRNQLLQKEPDLRLENVQRFPSPEMIRALEYIEKLRQQAHKEESSPDYNPYQGVSVPLQQKENGDLPESSRDSLSEDEWMKIIAEALRQAENEPQSAPKENKPYTLNSEKNFPVDMPDDYETQQWAERKLKHMRFPPMYEENSRDNPFKRTNEIVEEQYTPQNLATLESVFQELGKLTGPNSQKRERADEEQKLYTDDEDDIYKANNIAYEDVVGGEDWNPVEEKIESQTQEEVRDSKENADKTEQINDEMKRSGQLGLQDEDLRKESKDQLSDDVSKVITYLKRLVNAAGSGRSQNGQTGERAIRLFEKPLDPQSIYQLIEISRNLQIPPEDLIDMLKTGEKPVEPEQELEIPVEPEDISEVDLDHPDLFQNKMLSKNGYPKAPGHAVAEALPEGLSVEDILNLLGMESAANPKPPYFPNQYNREKVLSRLPYGPGRSKANQLPKAVWMPDVENRQMAYENLNDKDQELGEYLARMLVKYPEIMNANPAKRVPSQGSTEDDRQDENQIEQALKEHLSQHSSQETDKLASVSKRLPVGTLKSDDTPNRPYLDEDLLVKVLEYLNQEKAEKGREHIAKRAMENM; encoded by the coding sequence ATGGCAGAAGCTAAGACTCACTGGCTTGGAGCAGTCCTGTCTCTCATCCCTTTAATTTTCCTCctctctgaagctgaagctgcttCATTTCAGAGAAACCAGCTGCTTCAGAAGGAACCAGATCTCAGATTGGAAAATGTCCAAAGGTTTCCCAGTCCTGAAATGATCAGGGCTTTGGAGTACATAGAAAAGCTCCGACAACAAGCTCACAAAGAAGAAAGCAGCCCAGACTACAACCCCTACCAAGGTGTTTCTGTTCCCCTTCAGCAAAAAGAAAATGGTGACTTGCCAGAAAGTTCGAGGGATTCCCTGAGtgaagatgaatggatgaagataaTAGCTGAAGCTTTGAGACAGGCTGAAAATGAGCCCCAGTCTGCCCCAAAGGAAAACAAGCCTTATACTTTGAATTCAGAAAAGAACTTTCCAGTGGACATGCCTGATGATTATGAGACTCAGCAGTGGGCAGAGAGAAAGCTCAAGCACATGAGATTCCCTCCTATGTAtgaagagaattccagggacaacCCCTTCAAACGCACAAATGAAATAGTGGAGGAACAATATACTCCTCAAAATCTTGCTACCTTGGAATCTGTCTTCCAAGAGCTGGGGAAACTGACGGGACCAAACAGCCAAAAGCGTGAGAGGGCTGATGAGGAGCAAAAACTTTACACAGATGATGAAGATGATATCTACAAGGCTAATAACATTGCCTATGAAGACGTGGTTGGGGGAGAAGATTGGAACCcagtagaggaaaaaatagagagTCAAACCCAGGAAGAGGTAAGAGACAGCAAAGAGAatgcagacaaaactgagcaaatcAATGATGAAATGAAGCGTTCCGGGCAGCTGGGCCTCCAAGATGAAGATCTCCGGAAAGAGAGTAAAGACCAACTCTCAGATGATGTCTCCAAAGTAATTACCTATCTGAAAAGGTTAGTGAATGCTGCGGGAAGTGGGAGGTCCCAGAATGGGCAAACTGGGGAAAGAGCAATCAGGCTCTTTGAGAAACCACTTGATCCTCAATCTATTTATCAGCTGATTGAAATCTCTAGGAATTTACAGATACCCCCTGAAGACTTGATTGACATGCTCAAAACTGGAGAGAAGCCAGTGGAACCAGAGCAGGAACTTGAGATTCCTGTTGAACCTGAAGACATCTCAGAGGTTGACTTAGACCATCCAGATCTGTTCCAAAATAAGATGCTCTCCAAGAATGGCTACCCCAAAGCACCTGGTCATGCTGTGGCAGAGGCCCTACCGGAGGGGCTCAGTGTGGAGGACATTCTAAATCTTTTAGGGATGGAGAGTGCTGCAAATCCAAAGCCTCCATATTTTCCCAATCAGTATAACCGAGAGAAAGTTCTGTCAAGACTGCCCTATGGTCCTGGAAGATCTAAAGCTAACCAGCTCCCCAAAGCTGTCTGGATGCCAGATGTTGAAAATAGACAGATGGCATATGAGAACCTGAATGACAAGGATCAAGAATTAGGAGAGTACTTGGCCAGGATGCTGGTTAAATACCCTGAGATCATGAATGCCAACCCAGCGAAGCGAGTTCCCAGTCAAGGCTCAACTGAAGATGATCGACAGGATGAGAACCAAATTGAGCAGGCCCTCAAAGAGCATTTGAGTCAACACAGCTCTCAGGAGACTGACAAACTGGCCTCGGTAAGCAAAAGGCTCCCTGTAGGGACCCTGAAGAGTGATGATACTCCCAACAGACCGTACTTGGATGAAGATCTGTTAGTGAAAGTGCTGGAATACCTCAAccaagaaaaggcagaaaagggAAGGGAGCACATTGCTAAGAGAGCAATGGAAAATATGTAA